In Capsicum annuum cultivar UCD-10X-F1 chromosome 11, UCD10Xv1.1, whole genome shotgun sequence, one genomic interval encodes:
- the LOC107846866 gene encoding sulfite exporter TauE/SafE family protein 3 isoform X1 — protein MEGLRGKLKILRPLLSISWSFLLAAIFVSAERSFKREAIIDKNATSDEHYLSAVVNFLWKPNESGYQHVWPDMKFGWQIVLGTIIGFAGAAFGSVGGVGGGGIFVPMLSLVIGFDPKSSTAISKCMIMGAAVSTVYYNLKLRHPTIDMPIIDYDLAVLIQPMLMLGISIGVTFNVIFADWMVTVLLIVLFLGTATKAFLKGVETWKKETIAKKEAAAKLSDKNGTGDEAEYKLLPSGPANGTDKDAKGAAEPEAPFMENVCWKEFGLLSFVWVAFLVLQIGKNYTSTCSAWYWVVNLLQIPVAVGVSSYEATSLYNGWRKIESKGEAGTNFRVMQLVVYCLFGILAGVVGGLLGLGGGFIMGPLFLELGVPPQVSSATATFAMMFSSSMSVVEYYLLKRFPVPYALYFVAVATVAAFVGQHVVRRLILVLGRASLIIFILAFTIFVSAISLGGVGISNMIGKIQRDEYMGFENLCKYKI, from the exons ATGGAGGGACTTAGAggaaaattgaagattttgaggcCACTTTTGTCAATATCATGGAGTTTTCTTTTAGCTGCAATATTTGTATCTGCAGAAAGAAGCTTCAAGAGGGAAGCTATAATTGACAAAAATGCAACTTCAGATGAACATTACCTCTCAGCTGTTGTCAACTTCTTATGGAAGCCCAATGAATCTGGTTACCAACATGTTTGGCCT GACATGAAATTTGGATGGCAAATTGTTCTTGGTACCATAATTGGATTCGCTGGAGCAGCGTTTGGGAGTGtaggtggtgttggtggtggtggcatATTCGTACCCATGCTTAGTCTTGTGATCGGATTTGATCCAAAATCATCTACAGCAATTTCAAAAT GTATGATCATGGGTGCTGCAGTGTCTACTGTTTACTACAACTTAAAGCTCAGACATCCCACAATCGACATGCCTATTATTGATTATGACTTGGCTGTGCTCATCCAGCCAATGCTGATGCTTGGCATTAGTATTGGAGTTACTTTCAATGTGATATTCGCAGATTGGATGGTTACGGTTCTgctaattgttctcttccttg GCACGGCaaccaaggcctttctaaaagGGGTTGAGACGTGGAAGAAAGAAACTATTGCGAAAAAG GAGGCTGCTGCTAAACTTTCAGACAAAAATG GCACTGGCGATGAAGCAGAATACAAACTCCTTCCCAGCGGTCCCGCCAATGGCACTGATAAGGATGCCAAGGGTGCAGCTGAACCAGAG GCCCCTTTCATGGAGAATGTTTGCTGGAAGGAATTTGGACTCCTCAGTTTCGTTTGGGTTGCATTTCTAGTACTGCAAATTGGAAAG AATTACACATCTACTTGCTCGGCATGGTACTGGGTGGTGAACTTGTTGCAG ATTCCAGTTGCTGTTGGGGTGTCTTCATATGAAGCTACTAGCTTGTACAACGGATGGAGAAAGATAGAATCCAAGGGAGAAGCCGGCACCAATTTCCGCGTGATGCAGTTGGTTGTTTATTGCTTGTTTGGAATACTAGCTGGTGTCGTTGGTGGACTTCTTGGTCTCGGTGGAGGATTTATCATGGGTCCACTGTTTTTGGAGCTCGGCGTTCCTCCACAG GTCTCAAGTGCCACTGCCACCTTTGCGATGATGTTCTCCTCATCAATGTCCGTGGTGGAGTATTACCTTCTAAAGCGTTTTCCAGTTCCTTATG CTCTCTACTTTGTTGCTGTCGCGACTGTTGCTGCTTTCGTTGGGCAACATGTTGTGAGGAGGCTGATTTTAGTACTAGGACGGGCGTCACTCATCATCTTCATCCTTGCCTTCACAATTTTCGTCAGCGCAATATCACTAG GTGGAGTCGGTATCTCAAATATGATCGGGAAGATCCAGCGCGATGAGTACATGGGATTCGAGAACCTTTGCAAATATAAGATTTAA
- the LOC107846866 gene encoding sulfite exporter TauE/SafE family protein 3 isoform X2 yields MKFGWQIVLGTIIGFAGAAFGSVGGVGGGGIFVPMLSLVIGFDPKSSTAISKCMIMGAAVSTVYYNLKLRHPTIDMPIIDYDLAVLIQPMLMLGISIGVTFNVIFADWMVTVLLIVLFLGTATKAFLKGVETWKKETIAKKEAAAKLSDKNGTGDEAEYKLLPSGPANGTDKDAKGAAEPEAPFMENVCWKEFGLLSFVWVAFLVLQIGKNYTSTCSAWYWVVNLLQIPVAVGVSSYEATSLYNGWRKIESKGEAGTNFRVMQLVVYCLFGILAGVVGGLLGLGGGFIMGPLFLELGVPPQVSSATATFAMMFSSSMSVVEYYLLKRFPVPYALYFVAVATVAAFVGQHVVRRLILVLGRASLIIFILAFTIFVSAISLGGVGISNMIGKIQRDEYMGFENLCKYKI; encoded by the exons ATGAAATTTGGATGGCAAATTGTTCTTGGTACCATAATTGGATTCGCTGGAGCAGCGTTTGGGAGTGtaggtggtgttggtggtggtggcatATTCGTACCCATGCTTAGTCTTGTGATCGGATTTGATCCAAAATCATCTACAGCAATTTCAAAAT GTATGATCATGGGTGCTGCAGTGTCTACTGTTTACTACAACTTAAAGCTCAGACATCCCACAATCGACATGCCTATTATTGATTATGACTTGGCTGTGCTCATCCAGCCAATGCTGATGCTTGGCATTAGTATTGGAGTTACTTTCAATGTGATATTCGCAGATTGGATGGTTACGGTTCTgctaattgttctcttccttg GCACGGCaaccaaggcctttctaaaagGGGTTGAGACGTGGAAGAAAGAAACTATTGCGAAAAAG GAGGCTGCTGCTAAACTTTCAGACAAAAATG GCACTGGCGATGAAGCAGAATACAAACTCCTTCCCAGCGGTCCCGCCAATGGCACTGATAAGGATGCCAAGGGTGCAGCTGAACCAGAG GCCCCTTTCATGGAGAATGTTTGCTGGAAGGAATTTGGACTCCTCAGTTTCGTTTGGGTTGCATTTCTAGTACTGCAAATTGGAAAG AATTACACATCTACTTGCTCGGCATGGTACTGGGTGGTGAACTTGTTGCAG ATTCCAGTTGCTGTTGGGGTGTCTTCATATGAAGCTACTAGCTTGTACAACGGATGGAGAAAGATAGAATCCAAGGGAGAAGCCGGCACCAATTTCCGCGTGATGCAGTTGGTTGTTTATTGCTTGTTTGGAATACTAGCTGGTGTCGTTGGTGGACTTCTTGGTCTCGGTGGAGGATTTATCATGGGTCCACTGTTTTTGGAGCTCGGCGTTCCTCCACAG GTCTCAAGTGCCACTGCCACCTTTGCGATGATGTTCTCCTCATCAATGTCCGTGGTGGAGTATTACCTTCTAAAGCGTTTTCCAGTTCCTTATG CTCTCTACTTTGTTGCTGTCGCGACTGTTGCTGCTTTCGTTGGGCAACATGTTGTGAGGAGGCTGATTTTAGTACTAGGACGGGCGTCACTCATCATCTTCATCCTTGCCTTCACAATTTTCGTCAGCGCAATATCACTAG GTGGAGTCGGTATCTCAAATATGATCGGGAAGATCCAGCGCGATGAGTACATGGGATTCGAGAACCTTTGCAAATATAAGATTTAA
- the LOC107847525 gene encoding protein Mpv17: MLRLWKWYQNCLSVHPVKTQVISSGLIWGLGDVSAQAVTHYTAKTQRHHHRPDKNKEFAINWRRVATTSLFGFAFVGPIGHFWYEGLDRFIRLRLQMQPKSLRFVATKVALDGIIFGPLDLLVFFTYMGYSTGKDTAQVVEGVKRDFLPALILEGGIWPIVQVANFRYIPVRYQLLYVNFFCLLDSSFLSWIEQQEDAAWKQWLKSIVRLKEQKEQG, encoded by the exons ATGTTGAGGTTGTGGAAATGGTACCAAAATTGTTTGTCCGTGCATCCTGTGAAGACGCAGGTAATCAGCTCCGGTCTCATTTGGGGTCTCGGCGACGTATCTGCTCAAGCCGTCACTCATTACACTGCCAAAACACAACGACATCATCATCGCCCT gataaaaataaagaatttgcaATCAACTGGAGACGAGTTGCCACAACGAGCTTGTTCGGctttgcatttgttggacccatTGGCCACTTCTG GTATGAAGGGTTGGATCGCTTCATAAGATTGCGACTTCAAATGCAACCTAAATCCCTGCGGTTTGTTGCTACAAAAGTAGCACTTGATGGTATAATCTTTGGGCCCCTGGATTTACTCGTCTTTTTCACATATATGGGCTACTCCACTGGCAAAGATACTGCTCAAGTTGTGGAAGGTGTGAAGAGAGACTTTCTTCCAGCGTTAATACTAGAGGGAGGTATATGGCCTATTGTCCAGGTGGCCAACTTCCGCTATATACCAGTTAGGTATCAGCTCCTTTACGTCAACTTCTTCTGCTTGTTGGATAGCTCCTTCCTTTCATGGATTGAGCAGCAGGAAGATGCTGCGTGGAAGCAATGGTTGAAAAGCATTGTTCGCTTAAAGGAACAAAAGGAGCAAGGTTGA